In Macrobrachium rosenbergii isolate ZJJX-2024 chromosome 16, ASM4041242v1, whole genome shotgun sequence, a single genomic region encodes these proteins:
- the LOC136847357 gene encoding fap1 adhesin-like isoform X4, whose product MGKWSVPVATAVAVPLFGPAVFADSGSKDAAKTTTPTSRMIRPSELPMYEEPEEVLDFEYHGRERTSLEETVGAVRHEVEGILEATRSTRERVVHICETGKAHTMATLDYISDEENVLPRVGAITIGGLAGLVLGARKKGGLAKKAMYTSVGVTAAASLCYPRQAYQISQQAYGTAKEYANIGYNFVAGVKPQSKVAAPEEPKKEPPAEPVPEAEASPSPETPPAETAPAESEGGEVRSVLPHAIPDEKFPASVDSLAQQTSDVMQWGFRLTDKDGSAPSVPSADVVPPGKSSVPEGFGAVGEAESQGIVEGATEQVTVPKELSQQTEETEAPDTIHEIVEKIAEDIAEKVGEDIVEDVAVAVKEIAEETLESVGEVAQVADLVENVTDRVSSTIDVIQDVLEAADKAAEEAGVPDTLIDVAEAVVEGVEIVVDTVNVIAGKVEEVAESVVKEIEDLKAEAVELVEDEGKREELVEKIIDYVSEITSPEAPDADQVQKPEEVSQEKELDLKESEPEDKVTLPEPVVEIAEPVPSETDPVTEGTAPLVEITEPVTEVTEPVVEITEPVTEVTEPVVEITEPVTEVTEPVVEITEPVTEVTEPVAEVVEPVTEKKEEAIETVEPDVKQVSESVEPEKDVSEVSAKSAPEEEAVSSGKEQIKPSIEDEGPVAVEKPSLLDNLLSLFTKDKGNKMIKEEAVALPDKEEVGKPEPESTVEKLAEDIVEKAAEPVVEEVAKVVEEVSKEVEKEAEVIAETAEAVEKTGEEAAKCAEVIEGVAEAADKAAKDVPGIPEIVEEITEKIDEVAKESEAVIDTVVAVAEKVEELAKEVVQEAKAIESAAAELVESEEKREELIENVIEYVSEKLSGDSPVEEVQSLVPETPVEADKIAEGIEPTPLVEEKVEAAVPVKKEGLFDKLVNLFKDKPAADKESVQVVEKVKELADETDKILKPSDDEVRKSLLRKKYQNLMKRLKFRNLVRKLRCRNLPKLKLSLHLRHQLMLHLRHQ is encoded by the exons ATGGGGAAGTGGAGTGTCCCAGTAGCCACAGCAGTGGCTGTGCCACTCTTTGGCCCTGCTGTTTTTGCAGACTCGGGCAGCAAAGATGCTGCCAAAACGACGACGCCTACATCACGCATGATCCGTCCTTCCGAGCTTCCGATGTATGAGGAGCCCGAAGAGGTTTTAGA CTTTGAATATCATGGCCGAGAAAGGACATCTTTGGAAGAGACTGTAGGAGCAGTGAGACATGAAGTCGAGGGAATTCTCGAAGCTACAAGATCAACAAGAGAAAGGGTTGTACATATCTGCGAAACCGGGAAGGCTCACACTATGG CTACCCTTGATTACATCTCAGATGAAGAAAATGTGCTTCCTCGCGTTGGGGCAATCACTATTGGTGGCTTAGCAGGCCTTGTTCTTGGTGCCAGAAAGAAAGGTGGCCTAGCCAAGAAAGCAATGTATACATCTGTAGGTGTTACAG ctgcTGCTTCCCTGTGCTATCCACGCCAGGCTTACCAGATCTCCCAGCAGGCATATGGAACTGCCAAAGAGTACGCAAACATTGGATACAACTTTGTTGCTGGAG TGAAACCACAGTCAAAAGTTGCAGCACCTGAAGAACCGAAAAAGGAGCCTCCCGCAGAACCCGTCCCAGAAGCCGAAGCATCTCCAAGCCCAGAGACTCCACCAGCAGAAACTGCACCAGCCGAGTCTGAGGGTGGTGAGGTAAGAAGTGTGTTACCCCACGCTATTCCTGACGAGAAGTTCCCTGCTTCTGTTGACAGTTTAGCACAGCAAACAAGTGATGTCATGCAGTGGGGATTTAGACTAACAGATAAAGACGGCAGTGCCCCAAGTGTACCGTCTGCCGATGTAGTCCCCCCTGGCAAGTCATCAGTACCTGAAGGTTTTGGTGCAGTTGGGGAGGCTGAGAGCCAAGGTATTGTAGAAGGTGCTACTGAACAAGTCACAGTTCCCAAAGAGCTTAGTCAGCAAACAGAAGAAACTGAAGCCCCTGACACCATCCATGAAATTGTTGAGAAAATTGCAGAAGACATCGCAGAGAAAGTTGGGGAAGACATAGTGGAAGATGTAGCTGTCGCTGTCAAAGAAATAGCCGAGGAAACCTTGGAGAGTGTTGGAGAAGTGGCCCAAGTAGCAGACTTGGTTGAAAACGTTACTGACAGGGTGTCGTCTACGATCGATGTAATACAGGATGTCCTGGAGGCCGCTGATAAAGCTGCAGAGGAGGCTGGAGTGCCCGACACTCTCATAGATGTTGCTGAGGCAGTTGTTGAAGGAGTAGAAATAGTAGTTGACACTGTCAATGTTATAGCTGGTAAAGTTGAAGAGGTAGCAGAATCTGttgtaaaagaaatagaagattTGAAAGCTGAGGCTGTTGAGTTAGTGGAGGATGAAGGAAAGCGAGAAGAGTTGGTTGAGAAAATTATTGATTATGTATCAGAGATTACTTCACCTGAGGCTCCAGATGCAGACCAAGTCCAAAAACCAGAGGAGGTGTCTCAAGAGAAAGAATTAGATCTAAAGGAATCAGAACCTGAAGATAAAGTTACTTTGCCTGAGCCGGTAGTAGAAATAGCAGAGCCAGTCCCTAGTGAAACAGACCCAGTTACAGAAGGAACTGCACCTCTAGTTGAGATAACAGAACCAGTTACAGAAGTAACTGAACCTGTAGTTGAGATAACAGAACCAGTTACAGAAGTAACTGAACCTGTAGTTGAGATAACAGAACCAGTTACAGAAGTAACTGAACCTGTAGTTGAGATAACAGAACCAGTTACAGAAGTAACTGAACCTGTGGCTGAGGTAGTAGAACCTgttacagaaaagaaagaagaagctaTCGAAACTGTAGAACCAGACGTAAAACAGGTGAGTGAAAGTGTTGAGCCAGAAAAAGATGTATCTGAAGTTAGTGCTAAATCCGCTCCAGAAGAGGAAGCAGTAAGCTCTGGCAAAGAACAAATTAAACCCAGCATAGAAGATGAAGGTCCAGTAGCAGTAGAAAAACCAAGTCTTCTGGATAATTTATTGAGCCTTTTCACAAAGGATAAAGGCAACAAGATGATTAAAGAAGAAGCTGTAGCCTTACCTGATAAAGAGGAAGTAGGAAAACCTGAGCCTGAAAGCACAGTTGAAAAACTAGCCGAAGACATCGTGGAGAAAGCTGCTGAGCCAGTGGTAGAAGAGGTTGCCAAGGTTGTTGAGGAAGTATCAAAGGAGGTGGAGAAAGAAGCGGAAGTGATTGCCGAGACTGCTGAGGCGGTGGAGAAAACTGGAGAGGAAGCGGCAAAATGCGCAGAAGTGATTGAAGGAGTAGCAGAAGCTGCTGACAAAGCTGCTAAAGATGTGCCTGGTATCCCTGAAATAGTAGAAGAGATAACCGAGAAGATTGATGAGGTTGCAAAAGAATCAGAAGCTGTTATTGATACTGTAGTCGCGGTAGCAGAGAAAGTAGAGGAACTTGCCAAGGAAGTTGTTCAAGAAGCCAAAGCTATTGAATCAGCAGCAGCTGAACTAGTGGAGagcgaagagaagagagaggagctcattgaaaatgtaattgaatATGTCAGTGAAAAATTATCTGGGGACTCTCCTGTAGAAGAGGTTCAGAGTTTGGTTCCCGAAACTCCGGTTGAAGCTGACAAAATTGCCGAAGGCATTGAACCCACCCCATTAGTTGAAGAAAAGGTAGAGGCTGCTGTTCCTGTCAAAAAGGAAGGTTTGTTTGATAAGTTAGTGAACCTGTTTAAAGATAAACCTGCAGCAGATAAGGAATCAGTTCAGGTAGTTGAGAAAGTGAAAGAATTGGCTGATGAGACTGATAAAATCTTGAAGCCTTCAGATGATGAGGTGAGAAAAAGCTTATTGAGGAAGAAGTATCAAAATCTGATGAAAAGGTTGAAGTTCAGGAACCTAGTGAGGAAGTTGAGGTGCAGAAACCTACCGAAGTTGAAGCTGTCACTACACCTGAGGCACCAGTTGATGTTACATCTGAGGCACCAGTAG
- the LOC136847357 gene encoding fap1 adhesin-like isoform X3 — protein sequence MSGLRLMGKWSVPVATAVAVPLFGPAVFADSGSKDAAKTTTPTSRMIRPSELPMYEEPEEVLDFEYHGRERTSLEETVGAVRHEVEGILEATRSTRERVVHICETGKAHTMATLDYISDEENVLPRVGAITIGGLAGLVLGARKKGGLAKKAMYTSVGVTAAASLCYPRQAYQISQQAYGTAKEYANIGYNFVAGVKPQSKVAAPEEPKKEPPAEPVPEAEASPSPETPPAETAPAESEGGEVRSVLPHAIPDEKFPASVDSLAQQTSDVMQWGFRLTDKDGSAPSVPSADVVPPGKSSVPEGFGAVGEAESQGIVEGATEQVTVPKELSQQTEETEAPDTIHEIVEKIAEDIAEKVGEDIVEDVAVAVKEIAEETLESVGEVAQVADLVENVTDRVSSTIDVIQDVLEAADKAAEEAGVPDTLIDVAEAVVEGVEIVVDTVNVIAGKVEEVAESVVKEIEDLKAEAVELVEDEGKREELVEKIIDYVSEITSPEAPDADQVQKPEEVSQEKELDLKESEPEDKVTLPEPVVEIAEPVPSETDPVTEGTAPLVEITEPVTEVTEPVVEITEPVTEVTEPVVEITEPVTEVTEPVVEITEPVTEVTEPVAEVVEPVTEKKEEAIETVEPDVKQVSESVEPEKDVSEVSAKSAPEEEAVSSGKEQIKPSIEDEGPVAVEKPSLLDNLLSLFTKDKGNKMIKEEAVALPDKEEVGKPEPESTVEKLAEDIVEKAAEPVVEEVAKVVEEVSKEVEKEAEVIAETAEAVEKTGEEAAKCAEVIEGVAEAADKAAKDVPGIPEIVEEITEKIDEVAKESEAVIDTVVAVAEKVEELAKEVVQEAKAIESAAAELVESEEKREELIENVIEYVSEKLSGDSPVEEVQSLVPETPVEADKIAEGIEPTPLVEEKVEAAVPVKKEGLFDKLVNLFKDKPAADKESVQVVEKVKELADETDKILKPSDDEVRKSLLRKKYQNLMKRLKFRNLVRKLRCRNLPKLKLSLHLRHQLMLHLRHQ from the exons ATGTCGGGGTTGAGG CTAATGGGGAAGTGGAGTGTCCCAGTAGCCACAGCAGTGGCTGTGCCACTCTTTGGCCCTGCTGTTTTTGCAGACTCGGGCAGCAAAGATGCTGCCAAAACGACGACGCCTACATCACGCATGATCCGTCCTTCCGAGCTTCCGATGTATGAGGAGCCCGAAGAGGTTTTAGA CTTTGAATATCATGGCCGAGAAAGGACATCTTTGGAAGAGACTGTAGGAGCAGTGAGACATGAAGTCGAGGGAATTCTCGAAGCTACAAGATCAACAAGAGAAAGGGTTGTACATATCTGCGAAACCGGGAAGGCTCACACTATGG CTACCCTTGATTACATCTCAGATGAAGAAAATGTGCTTCCTCGCGTTGGGGCAATCACTATTGGTGGCTTAGCAGGCCTTGTTCTTGGTGCCAGAAAGAAAGGTGGCCTAGCCAAGAAAGCAATGTATACATCTGTAGGTGTTACAG ctgcTGCTTCCCTGTGCTATCCACGCCAGGCTTACCAGATCTCCCAGCAGGCATATGGAACTGCCAAAGAGTACGCAAACATTGGATACAACTTTGTTGCTGGAG TGAAACCACAGTCAAAAGTTGCAGCACCTGAAGAACCGAAAAAGGAGCCTCCCGCAGAACCCGTCCCAGAAGCCGAAGCATCTCCAAGCCCAGAGACTCCACCAGCAGAAACTGCACCAGCCGAGTCTGAGGGTGGTGAGGTAAGAAGTGTGTTACCCCACGCTATTCCTGACGAGAAGTTCCCTGCTTCTGTTGACAGTTTAGCACAGCAAACAAGTGATGTCATGCAGTGGGGATTTAGACTAACAGATAAAGACGGCAGTGCCCCAAGTGTACCGTCTGCCGATGTAGTCCCCCCTGGCAAGTCATCAGTACCTGAAGGTTTTGGTGCAGTTGGGGAGGCTGAGAGCCAAGGTATTGTAGAAGGTGCTACTGAACAAGTCACAGTTCCCAAAGAGCTTAGTCAGCAAACAGAAGAAACTGAAGCCCCTGACACCATCCATGAAATTGTTGAGAAAATTGCAGAAGACATCGCAGAGAAAGTTGGGGAAGACATAGTGGAAGATGTAGCTGTCGCTGTCAAAGAAATAGCCGAGGAAACCTTGGAGAGTGTTGGAGAAGTGGCCCAAGTAGCAGACTTGGTTGAAAACGTTACTGACAGGGTGTCGTCTACGATCGATGTAATACAGGATGTCCTGGAGGCCGCTGATAAAGCTGCAGAGGAGGCTGGAGTGCCCGACACTCTCATAGATGTTGCTGAGGCAGTTGTTGAAGGAGTAGAAATAGTAGTTGACACTGTCAATGTTATAGCTGGTAAAGTTGAAGAGGTAGCAGAATCTGttgtaaaagaaatagaagattTGAAAGCTGAGGCTGTTGAGTTAGTGGAGGATGAAGGAAAGCGAGAAGAGTTGGTTGAGAAAATTATTGATTATGTATCAGAGATTACTTCACCTGAGGCTCCAGATGCAGACCAAGTCCAAAAACCAGAGGAGGTGTCTCAAGAGAAAGAATTAGATCTAAAGGAATCAGAACCTGAAGATAAAGTTACTTTGCCTGAGCCGGTAGTAGAAATAGCAGAGCCAGTCCCTAGTGAAACAGACCCAGTTACAGAAGGAACTGCACCTCTAGTTGAGATAACAGAACCAGTTACAGAAGTAACTGAACCTGTAGTTGAGATAACAGAACCAGTTACAGAAGTAACTGAACCTGTAGTTGAGATAACAGAACCAGTTACAGAAGTAACTGAACCTGTAGTTGAGATAACAGAACCAGTTACAGAAGTAACTGAACCTGTGGCTGAGGTAGTAGAACCTgttacagaaaagaaagaagaagctaTCGAAACTGTAGAACCAGACGTAAAACAGGTGAGTGAAAGTGTTGAGCCAGAAAAAGATGTATCTGAAGTTAGTGCTAAATCCGCTCCAGAAGAGGAAGCAGTAAGCTCTGGCAAAGAACAAATTAAACCCAGCATAGAAGATGAAGGTCCAGTAGCAGTAGAAAAACCAAGTCTTCTGGATAATTTATTGAGCCTTTTCACAAAGGATAAAGGCAACAAGATGATTAAAGAAGAAGCTGTAGCCTTACCTGATAAAGAGGAAGTAGGAAAACCTGAGCCTGAAAGCACAGTTGAAAAACTAGCCGAAGACATCGTGGAGAAAGCTGCTGAGCCAGTGGTAGAAGAGGTTGCCAAGGTTGTTGAGGAAGTATCAAAGGAGGTGGAGAAAGAAGCGGAAGTGATTGCCGAGACTGCTGAGGCGGTGGAGAAAACTGGAGAGGAAGCGGCAAAATGCGCAGAAGTGATTGAAGGAGTAGCAGAAGCTGCTGACAAAGCTGCTAAAGATGTGCCTGGTATCCCTGAAATAGTAGAAGAGATAACCGAGAAGATTGATGAGGTTGCAAAAGAATCAGAAGCTGTTATTGATACTGTAGTCGCGGTAGCAGAGAAAGTAGAGGAACTTGCCAAGGAAGTTGTTCAAGAAGCCAAAGCTATTGAATCAGCAGCAGCTGAACTAGTGGAGagcgaagagaagagagaggagctcattgaaaatgtaattgaatATGTCAGTGAAAAATTATCTGGGGACTCTCCTGTAGAAGAGGTTCAGAGTTTGGTTCCCGAAACTCCGGTTGAAGCTGACAAAATTGCCGAAGGCATTGAACCCACCCCATTAGTTGAAGAAAAGGTAGAGGCTGCTGTTCCTGTCAAAAAGGAAGGTTTGTTTGATAAGTTAGTGAACCTGTTTAAAGATAAACCTGCAGCAGATAAGGAATCAGTTCAGGTAGTTGAGAAAGTGAAAGAATTGGCTGATGAGACTGATAAAATCTTGAAGCCTTCAGATGATGAGGTGAGAAAAAGCTTATTGAGGAAGAAGTATCAAAATCTGATGAAAAGGTTGAAGTTCAGGAACCTAGTGAGGAAGTTGAGGTGCAGAAACCTACCGAAGTTGAAGCTGTCACTACACCTGAGGCACCAGTTGATGTTACATCTGAGGCACCAGTAG
- the LOC136847357 gene encoding fap1 adhesin-like isoform X2, translating to MSALRLMGKWSVPVATAVAVPLFGPAVFADSGSKDAAKTTTPTSRMIRPSELPMYEEPEEVLDFEYHGRERTSLEETVGAVRHEVEGILEATRSTRERVVHICETGKAHTMATLDYISDEENVLPRVGAITIGGLAGLVLGARKKGGLAKKAMYTSVGVTAAASLCYPRQAYQISQQAYGTAKEYANIGYNFVAGVKPQSKVAAPEEPKKEPPAEPVPEAEASPSPETPPAETAPAESEGGEVRSVLPHAIPDEKFPASVDSLAQQTSDVMQWGFRLTDKDGSAPSVPSADVVPPGKSSVPEGFGAVGEAESQGIVEGATEQVTVPKELSQQTEETEAPDTIHEIVEKIAEDIAEKVGEDIVEDVAVAVKEIAEETLESVGEVAQVADLVENVTDRVSSTIDVIQDVLEAADKAAEEAGVPDTLIDVAEAVVEGVEIVVDTVNVIAGKVEEVAESVVKEIEDLKAEAVELVEDEGKREELVEKIIDYVSEITSPEAPDADQVQKPEEVSQEKELDLKESEPEDKVTLPEPVVEIAEPVPSETDPVTEGTAPLVEITEPVTEVTEPVVEITEPVTEVTEPVVEITEPVTEVTEPVVEITEPVTEVTEPVAEVVEPVTEKKEEAIETVEPDVKQVSESVEPEKDVSEVSAKSAPEEEAVSSGKEQIKPSIEDEGPVAVEKPSLLDNLLSLFTKDKGNKMIKEEAVALPDKEEVGKPEPESTVEKLAEDIVEKAAEPVVEEVAKVVEEVSKEVEKEAEVIAETAEAVEKTGEEAAKCAEVIEGVAEAADKAAKDVPGIPEIVEEITEKIDEVAKESEAVIDTVVAVAEKVEELAKEVVQEAKAIESAAAELVESEEKREELIENVIEYVSEKLSGDSPVEEVQSLVPETPVEADKIAEGIEPTPLVEEKVEAAVPVKKEGLFDKLVNLFKDKPAADKESVQVVEKVKELADETDKILKPSDDEVRKSLLRKKYQNLMKRLKFRNLVRKLRCRNLPKLKLSLHLRHQLMLHLRHQ from the exons ATGTCGGCATTAAGG CTAATGGGGAAGTGGAGTGTCCCAGTAGCCACAGCAGTGGCTGTGCCACTCTTTGGCCCTGCTGTTTTTGCAGACTCGGGCAGCAAAGATGCTGCCAAAACGACGACGCCTACATCACGCATGATCCGTCCTTCCGAGCTTCCGATGTATGAGGAGCCCGAAGAGGTTTTAGA CTTTGAATATCATGGCCGAGAAAGGACATCTTTGGAAGAGACTGTAGGAGCAGTGAGACATGAAGTCGAGGGAATTCTCGAAGCTACAAGATCAACAAGAGAAAGGGTTGTACATATCTGCGAAACCGGGAAGGCTCACACTATGG CTACCCTTGATTACATCTCAGATGAAGAAAATGTGCTTCCTCGCGTTGGGGCAATCACTATTGGTGGCTTAGCAGGCCTTGTTCTTGGTGCCAGAAAGAAAGGTGGCCTAGCCAAGAAAGCAATGTATACATCTGTAGGTGTTACAG ctgcTGCTTCCCTGTGCTATCCACGCCAGGCTTACCAGATCTCCCAGCAGGCATATGGAACTGCCAAAGAGTACGCAAACATTGGATACAACTTTGTTGCTGGAG TGAAACCACAGTCAAAAGTTGCAGCACCTGAAGAACCGAAAAAGGAGCCTCCCGCAGAACCCGTCCCAGAAGCCGAAGCATCTCCAAGCCCAGAGACTCCACCAGCAGAAACTGCACCAGCCGAGTCTGAGGGTGGTGAGGTAAGAAGTGTGTTACCCCACGCTATTCCTGACGAGAAGTTCCCTGCTTCTGTTGACAGTTTAGCACAGCAAACAAGTGATGTCATGCAGTGGGGATTTAGACTAACAGATAAAGACGGCAGTGCCCCAAGTGTACCGTCTGCCGATGTAGTCCCCCCTGGCAAGTCATCAGTACCTGAAGGTTTTGGTGCAGTTGGGGAGGCTGAGAGCCAAGGTATTGTAGAAGGTGCTACTGAACAAGTCACAGTTCCCAAAGAGCTTAGTCAGCAAACAGAAGAAACTGAAGCCCCTGACACCATCCATGAAATTGTTGAGAAAATTGCAGAAGACATCGCAGAGAAAGTTGGGGAAGACATAGTGGAAGATGTAGCTGTCGCTGTCAAAGAAATAGCCGAGGAAACCTTGGAGAGTGTTGGAGAAGTGGCCCAAGTAGCAGACTTGGTTGAAAACGTTACTGACAGGGTGTCGTCTACGATCGATGTAATACAGGATGTCCTGGAGGCCGCTGATAAAGCTGCAGAGGAGGCTGGAGTGCCCGACACTCTCATAGATGTTGCTGAGGCAGTTGTTGAAGGAGTAGAAATAGTAGTTGACACTGTCAATGTTATAGCTGGTAAAGTTGAAGAGGTAGCAGAATCTGttgtaaaagaaatagaagattTGAAAGCTGAGGCTGTTGAGTTAGTGGAGGATGAAGGAAAGCGAGAAGAGTTGGTTGAGAAAATTATTGATTATGTATCAGAGATTACTTCACCTGAGGCTCCAGATGCAGACCAAGTCCAAAAACCAGAGGAGGTGTCTCAAGAGAAAGAATTAGATCTAAAGGAATCAGAACCTGAAGATAAAGTTACTTTGCCTGAGCCGGTAGTAGAAATAGCAGAGCCAGTCCCTAGTGAAACAGACCCAGTTACAGAAGGAACTGCACCTCTAGTTGAGATAACAGAACCAGTTACAGAAGTAACTGAACCTGTAGTTGAGATAACAGAACCAGTTACAGAAGTAACTGAACCTGTAGTTGAGATAACAGAACCAGTTACAGAAGTAACTGAACCTGTAGTTGAGATAACAGAACCAGTTACAGAAGTAACTGAACCTGTGGCTGAGGTAGTAGAACCTgttacagaaaagaaagaagaagctaTCGAAACTGTAGAACCAGACGTAAAACAGGTGAGTGAAAGTGTTGAGCCAGAAAAAGATGTATCTGAAGTTAGTGCTAAATCCGCTCCAGAAGAGGAAGCAGTAAGCTCTGGCAAAGAACAAATTAAACCCAGCATAGAAGATGAAGGTCCAGTAGCAGTAGAAAAACCAAGTCTTCTGGATAATTTATTGAGCCTTTTCACAAAGGATAAAGGCAACAAGATGATTAAAGAAGAAGCTGTAGCCTTACCTGATAAAGAGGAAGTAGGAAAACCTGAGCCTGAAAGCACAGTTGAAAAACTAGCCGAAGACATCGTGGAGAAAGCTGCTGAGCCAGTGGTAGAAGAGGTTGCCAAGGTTGTTGAGGAAGTATCAAAGGAGGTGGAGAAAGAAGCGGAAGTGATTGCCGAGACTGCTGAGGCGGTGGAGAAAACTGGAGAGGAAGCGGCAAAATGCGCAGAAGTGATTGAAGGAGTAGCAGAAGCTGCTGACAAAGCTGCTAAAGATGTGCCTGGTATCCCTGAAATAGTAGAAGAGATAACCGAGAAGATTGATGAGGTTGCAAAAGAATCAGAAGCTGTTATTGATACTGTAGTCGCGGTAGCAGAGAAAGTAGAGGAACTTGCCAAGGAAGTTGTTCAAGAAGCCAAAGCTATTGAATCAGCAGCAGCTGAACTAGTGGAGagcgaagagaagagagaggagctcattgaaaatgtaattgaatATGTCAGTGAAAAATTATCTGGGGACTCTCCTGTAGAAGAGGTTCAGAGTTTGGTTCCCGAAACTCCGGTTGAAGCTGACAAAATTGCCGAAGGCATTGAACCCACCCCATTAGTTGAAGAAAAGGTAGAGGCTGCTGTTCCTGTCAAAAAGGAAGGTTTGTTTGATAAGTTAGTGAACCTGTTTAAAGATAAACCTGCAGCAGATAAGGAATCAGTTCAGGTAGTTGAGAAAGTGAAAGAATTGGCTGATGAGACTGATAAAATCTTGAAGCCTTCAGATGATGAGGTGAGAAAAAGCTTATTGAGGAAGAAGTATCAAAATCTGATGAAAAGGTTGAAGTTCAGGAACCTAGTGAGGAAGTTGAGGTGCAGAAACCTACCGAAGTTGAAGCTGTCACTACACCTGAGGCACCAGTTGATGTTACATCTGAGGCACCAGTAG